The proteins below are encoded in one region of Triticum aestivum cultivar Chinese Spring chromosome 1B, IWGSC CS RefSeq v2.1, whole genome shotgun sequence:
- the LOC123139953 gene encoding mitochondrial import inner membrane translocase subunit TIM50 — protein sequence MLRLAAARSRALLLPRPAAALPSPTTPSSSYSSYARGAPSPSSYAYRAASSAAAAEAAAAAAASGAGAEAAATAPPPPAARKGWIRGLLKFGVFTTLVGAIGGAGYATHAYSLSEVDKKTLEFRKEMTTPIPVPEDASEFEKFRARAYETAMKVPVAAIELYLEIRARIEDHVVGFTEPASDKLLPDLHPDDQNIFTLVVDLTDTLVYNDWQRERGWKTFKRPGVEAFLQHMATMYEVVVYSDQLQMYVDPVVERLDSTGQIRKLSRPATKYQDGKHYRDLSKLNRNPAQVLYVSAHALESCLQPENCVTVKPWKLENDDTELLDLIPFLEYLAIARPSDIRAVLASYQGHDVAKEFRKRSKELERHKQAKQRKSIWRR from the exons AtgctccgcctcgccgccgcgaGATCGCGGGCCCTCCTCCTGCcccggcccgccgccgccctcccctcccccaccaccccctcctcctcctactcctcctacgcccgcggcgccccctccccctcctcctacgCCTACCGcgcggcctcctccgcggccgccgcggaggcggcggcggcggcggcggcgtccggcgctGGCGCGGAGGCGGCCGCCACGGCGCCGCCTCCCCCCGCGGCCCGCAAGGGGTGGATCAGGGGCCTGCTCAAGTTCGGCGTCTTCACAACCCTCGTCGGAGCCATCGGCGGCGCCGGCTACGCCACCCACG CCTACTCGCTGTCCGAGGTTGACAAGAAGACCCTCGAGTTCAGGAAGGAGATGACCACCCCGATCCCCGTCCCGGAGGACGCTTCAGAATTCGAG AAATTTCGGGCTAGGGCTTACGAAACAGCTATGAAAG TTCCTGTTGCAGCGATAGAGCTTTACCTGGAAATTAGGGCCAGAATTGAAGATCATGTTGTG GGCTTTACTGAACCCGCATCAGACAAACTGTTACCAGATTTACATCCGGACGACCAGAATATCTTCACCCTAGTTGTTGATCTGACTGACACTCTTGTATACAATGATTGGCAG CGTGAGAGAGGTTGGAAGACATTCAAGAGACCAGGAGTTGAAGCTTTTCTGCAACATATGGCAACCATGTATGAAGTTGTTGTATATTCTGATCAACTGCAAATG TATGTGGACCCTGTGGTTGAAAGGTTGGACTCAACGGGTCAGATACGCAAATTATCAAGGCCTGCAACTAAGTACCAAGATGGTAAACATTATCGG GATTTGTCAAAGTTGAACAGAAATCCTGCACAAGTTCTTTACGTCAGCGCACATGCTCTTGAATCTTGCCTGCAACCTGAAAATTGTGTTACAGTCAAACCCTGGAAACTTGAAAATGATGACACTGAGTTGCTGGATCTGATTCCATTTCTTGAGT ATCTTGCCATAGCAAGGCCTTCTGATATTCGGGCAGTGCTTGCTTCCTATCAAGGTCATGATGTTGCTAAAGAGTTCCGAAAGCGTAGCAAAGAACTGGAGAG GCACAAGCAAGCGAAGCAACGTAAGAGCATATGGCGGCGGTGA
- the LOC123139962 gene encoding bromodomain-containing protein 4, with translation MTANQPAGEALATHISGMSRPEMYDLMSQMKAMLDHDQERVRRMLVENPDVTRALFRAQVVLGMVKTPKAAQSSDTHQPTVAQTTPPASVKATVQDHVNLPQPPLPTNQQNLQPSGQFPSGTSNVTPSLDLPPMPANPPQSAQSKGYPIHQMHSASAPQSSQYPNVTMPPHAPPQYSNVPSHMPTVNSQPQQPLQNPGMFNQQLQPPLPQLPRPPSMQAYTHQMHQQIPSTYGQHMLQQPMFHPGGNPQNSFFTGQQQQQLPNQPPPLPNQPPPQLYQANSHVSSHYNSQSMQVDRSAPWGRGNQEASSAGSHFPGQFQGLPGQMTQGIGGMQTGRPEAPLTADMEKMLVQQVMSMSPEQINALPPEQRQQVLQLRDMLRQ, from the exons ATGACGGCGAATCAGCCGGCGGGCGAGGCCCTCGCGACCCACATCTCCGGCATGTCCCGCCCGGAGATGTACGACCTCATGTCCCAGATGAAG GCCATGCTCGACCACGACCAGGAGAGGGTGCGCCGAATGCTCGTCGAGAACCCCGACGTCACCCGCGCGCTCTTCCGG GCCCAAGTGGTTCTCGGAATGGTCAAAACACCTAAAGCT GCACAATCTTCCGACACGCACCAGCCAACAGTTGCTCAGACAACTCCTCCTGCATCAGTTAAAGCTACAGTACAAGATCATGTTAACTTGCCCCAGCCTCCCTTGCCTACCAATCAACAGAATTTGCAACCTTCTGGCCAATTTCCTTCGGGCACTTCTAATGTGACACCATCTTTGGACCTTCCACCTATGCCAGCGAATCCACCACAATCAGCACAATCAAAAGGATACCCTATCCATCAGATGCATTCTGCATCAGCACCGCAGTCATCTCAGTATCCAAATGTTACCATGCCTCCTCATGCTCCTCCACAGTATTCAAATGTTCCATCTCATATGCCAACAGTGAACAGTCAACCACAGCAACCATTGCAAAATCCTGGAATGTTTAACCAGCAATTACAGCCACCCCTGCCCCAGTTGCCTAGGCCACCTTCCATGCAGGCATATACACATCAGATGCATCAGCAAATACCCAGTACATATGGTCAGCACATGTTGCAACAACCAATGTTTCAT CCAGGTGGGAATCCACAAAATTCTTTCTTTACAGGTCAACAACAGCAGCAATTACCCAACCAGCCACCACCATTGCCGAATCAGCCACCACCACAGCTATACCAG GCTAATTCACATGTGAGCTCGCACTACAATTCCCAAAGTATGCAAGTCGATAGATCAGCTCCATGGGGGCGTGGCAACCAAGAAGCATCGTCGGCTGGCTCCCATTTCCCTGGCCAATTTCAAGGTCTACCTGGACAGATGACCCAAGGGATTGGCGGAATGCAGACAGGCCGCCCAGAAGCACCT TTGACAGCCGACATGGAAAAGATGCTAGTACAGCAAGTCATGAGCATGTCGCCGGAGCAGATCAACGCGCTGCCCCCGGAGCAACGTCAGCAGGTGCTTCAGCTGCGAGACATGCTGCGTCAATGA